In Sphingomonas sp. SORGH_AS_0950, the following are encoded in one genomic region:
- a CDS encoding phage portal protein, giving the protein MRMFGRKAGRGAARPLLGLGLARSGVPLTGAAPSYESQVREGYLRNPVAQRAVRMVAGGLAEAPLVASHPELVALVAARSEGQALLETVATHMLLHGNAYVQLLRDGDGAVVELFALRPERVTMELDASGWPAAYLYRAGGRVTTLPVDPVRPQVVHLKSCHPLDDHYGLGCLGAAAGAIAIHNAAATWNRALLDNAARPSGALVYDPGDGSTLTPDQFERLRAEMEGFAGSGNAGRPLLLEGGLKWQAMSLTPAELDFIAAKASAAREIALAFGVPPMLLGLPGDNTYANYREANRALWRQAILPLAGAILSGLSQGLAGWFEGASLSVDVNRVTALAEERQMLWQMAASADFLDPAEKRQMVGLS; this is encoded by the coding sequence ATGAGGATGTTCGGTCGCAAGGCCGGGCGGGGGGCTGCGCGTCCCTTGCTCGGGCTGGGCTTGGCCCGGTCGGGGGTGCCGCTGACGGGGGCGGCGCCGTCCTATGAAAGCCAGGTGCGCGAGGGCTATCTGCGCAACCCGGTGGCGCAGCGAGCGGTGCGGATGGTCGCGGGCGGACTGGCGGAAGCACCGCTGGTCGCCTCGCACCCCGAGCTGGTCGCGCTGGTCGCGGCGCGCAGCGAGGGGCAGGCGCTGCTGGAGACGGTCGCCACCCATATGCTGCTGCACGGCAATGCCTATGTGCAGTTGCTGCGCGACGGCGATGGCGCGGTCGTCGAGCTGTTCGCGCTGCGCCCCGAACGGGTGACGATGGAGCTGGACGCGAGCGGCTGGCCCGCCGCCTATCTCTACCGCGCAGGGGGTCGGGTGACGACGCTGCCGGTCGATCCGGTCCGGCCGCAGGTGGTGCATCTGAAAAGCTGTCACCCGCTCGACGATCATTATGGGCTGGGCTGTCTCGGCGCGGCGGCGGGGGCGATCGCGATCCACAATGCGGCGGCGACGTGGAACCGCGCGCTGCTCGACAATGCGGCGCGGCCGTCGGGGGCGCTGGTCTATGATCCGGGCGACGGCTCGACCCTGACCCCCGACCAGTTCGAGCGGCTGCGCGCCGAGATGGAAGGCTTTGCGGGCAGCGGCAATGCGGGGCGGCCGCTGCTGCTGGAAGGCGGGCTGAAATGGCAGGCGATGAGCCTGACGCCGGCGGAGCTGGACTTCATCGCGGCCAAGGCGTCGGCGGCGCGCGAGATCGCGCTGGCCTTTGGCGTGCCGCCGATGCTGCTCGGCCTGCCCGGCGACAACACCTATGCCAATTATCGCGAGGCCAACCGCGCGCTGTGGCGCCAGGCGATCTTGCCGCTGGCGGGGGCGATCCTGAGCGGGCTGTCGCAGGGGCTGGCGGGCTGGTTCGAGGGGGCGAGCCTGTCGGTCGATGTGAATCGCGTCACCGCGCTGGCCGAGGAGCGGCAGATGCTGTGGCAAATGGCGGCGAGCGCGGACTTCCTCGATCCGGCGGAGAAGCGCCAGATGGTCGGCCTGTCATGA
- a CDS encoding DUF6127 family protein, with product MSGDVLARLLAQAADSGADLVTLRAVAEEAGELGATRALTRLGLSDAEAAGDVAELRELLTAWREAKSSVWKSMVGWISRLLGALLLAGIAMRLGMEDWLK from the coding sequence ATGAGCGGCGATGTTCTGGCGCGGCTGCTGGCGCAGGCGGCGGACAGCGGGGCGGACCTCGTGACGCTGCGCGCGGTCGCCGAGGAAGCGGGCGAACTGGGCGCGACGCGTGCGCTGACCCGGCTGGGCCTTTCGGACGCCGAGGCGGCGGGGGATGTCGCGGAACTGCGCGAGCTGCTGACCGCGTGGCGCGAGGCCAAGTCGTCGGTGTGGAAGAGCATGGTCGGCTGGATCAGCCGCTTGCTCGGCGCGCTGCTGCTGGCGGGAATCGCGATGCGGCTGGGGATGGAGGACTGGCTGAAATGA
- a CDS encoding HK97 family phage prohead protease: MSLSFTGYAAIWDRMDRVGDVMRRGAFAGAGRVPLLWQHRGAAMGRIESLVEDATGLAVAGVVEDPALAALVRSGAVAGLSVGYRPRVVHQGAARAILSAELIEISLVTVPMQPLARVNHLSTKGN, translated from the coding sequence ATGAGCCTTTCCTTCACCGGCTATGCCGCGATCTGGGACCGGATGGACCGGGTGGGCGACGTCATGCGGCGCGGCGCGTTTGCGGGCGCGGGGCGGGTGCCGCTCCTCTGGCAGCATCGCGGGGCGGCGATGGGGCGGATCGAGTCGCTCGTCGAGGACGCCACCGGGCTGGCGGTCGCGGGCGTGGTCGAGGACCCCGCGCTCGCCGCGCTGGTCCGGTCGGGCGCGGTGGCGGGGCTGTCGGTCGGTTATCGCCCGCGCGTCGTCCACCAGGGCGCGGCCCGCGCGATCCTGTCGGCGGAACTCATCGAGATCAGCCTGGTGACGGTGCCGATGCAACCGCTCGCCCGCGTGAATCACCTTTCAACCAAGGGGAATTGA
- a CDS encoding phage major capsid protein, whose product MDVIERPVLDGARDKSDGAFGGYVRSGTTVELKAFTGTTGDSGGFAVPREIDAAIASVLKTVSPIRGIANVVAVGSAGYRKLITTGGTPSGWASETAARPETATPAFVELAPPMGELYANPSASQAMLDDAAFDVEGWLAEEIATEFARAEGQAFITGSGVNRPRGLLTSPISSARDGTRPFGTLQYLASGAPGAFGPAPDERLVDLIQSLRAPYRQGACFVMNAATSARIRKIKSGDGQFLWAPGLVAGQPATLLGYPVVEAEDMPDIAENSCAIAFGNFRLGYLIAERAETAILRDPYSNKPFVTFYATRRVGGCVSDSEAIKLMKFATN is encoded by the coding sequence ATGGACGTGATCGAACGACCCGTGCTGGACGGCGCGCGCGACAAGAGCGACGGCGCGTTCGGCGGCTATGTGCGCAGCGGCACCACCGTCGAGCTGAAGGCCTTTACCGGCACGACCGGGGACAGCGGCGGCTTTGCCGTCCCGCGTGAGATCGATGCGGCGATCGCCTCGGTCCTGAAGACCGTCTCGCCGATCCGGGGCATCGCCAATGTCGTGGCGGTGGGATCGGCGGGCTATCGCAAGCTGATCACCACCGGCGGCACGCCGTCGGGCTGGGCGAGCGAGACGGCGGCGCGGCCCGAGACCGCGACGCCCGCCTTTGTCGAGCTGGCGCCGCCGATGGGCGAACTCTATGCCAATCCCTCGGCCAGCCAGGCGATGCTGGACGATGCGGCGTTCGACGTCGAGGGCTGGCTGGCGGAGGAGATCGCCACCGAGTTCGCACGGGCCGAGGGCCAGGCCTTCATCACCGGATCGGGCGTCAACCGGCCGCGCGGCTTGCTGACCAGCCCGATATCCTCGGCCCGGGACGGCACCCGCCCCTTCGGCACGCTGCAATATCTGGCGAGCGGGGCACCCGGCGCGTTCGGGCCCGCCCCCGACGAACGGCTGGTCGACCTGATCCAGTCGCTTCGTGCGCCCTATCGCCAGGGGGCGTGCTTCGTGATGAACGCCGCAACCTCGGCGCGCATCCGCAAGATCAAGTCGGGCGACGGCCAGTTCCTGTGGGCGCCGGGGCTGGTGGCGGGGCAGCCCGCGACGCTGCTCGGCTATCCGGTGGTCGAGGCGGAGGACATGCCCGACATTGCCGAGAATAGCTGCGCGATCGCGTTCGGCAATTTCCGGCTCGGCTATCTGATCGCCGAGCGCGCCGAGACGGCGATCCTGCGCGATCCGTACAGCAACAAGCCGTTCGTCACCTTCTACGCCACGCGGCGGGTCGGCGGCTGTGTCAGCGACTCGGAGGCGATCAAGCTGATGAAGTTCGCGACGAACTGA
- a CDS encoding DUF3168 domain-containing protein yields MTAREALRTGLLTGLRTVLQPLAVTVFDAVPVRGGVPQAVLGEPSDSDWGAAGIEGRELRVTVTLSDEGEQPRRLRAAMQAVEGIALPAALSDGWRVAGLAVIATRMAKTGARWTASVEWRARLWRAGQ; encoded by the coding sequence GTGACCGCGCGCGAGGCGCTGCGCACCGGCCTGTTGACCGGCTTGCGCACCGTTTTGCAGCCGCTGGCGGTGACGGTGTTCGACGCGGTCCCGGTGCGCGGCGGCGTCCCGCAGGCGGTGCTGGGCGAGCCGAGCGACAGCGACTGGGGCGCGGCGGGGATCGAGGGACGCGAGCTGCGCGTGACCGTGACGCTGAGCGACGAGGGCGAACAGCCCCGGCGGCTGCGCGCGGCGATGCAGGCGGTCGAGGGGATCGCGCTGCCCGCCGCGCTGTCGGACGGATGGCGGGTCGCCGGGCTGGCGGTCATCGCGACACGCATGGCGAAGACGGGCGCGCGCTGGACCGCGAGCGTCGAATGGCGCGCCCGTTTGTGGCGCGCGGGACAATAA